From a single Vibrio chagasii genomic region:
- the pta gene encoding phosphate acetyltransferase, with amino-acid sequence MKAIERIIDKAHLDRKRVVLSEAEDPRVLAAARLAVDKQLAHITLVGDEKAIIEAAQLHHINLAGIHIVSPQTSALKAVLAERLYELRKAKGMTYEDALEKVKDPLIFANLMVREGLVDGTVNGAVYTTSDVVRAALQIIGPAPASELVSSFFLMMLCEPFHNLKGGLIFSDCGLVINPNETELASIAVAASQSAQALLMEEPKLAMLSFSTNGSAKHESVDKVRSAAQIVKQRCPGIAVDQDVQLDAAIVTEIAAKKLPDSEVKGQSNVLIFPNLEAGNIGYKLAERLGGAVAIGPLLQGLNQPANDLSRGCSAEDIFNVIAVTAVQAQQGKAANSTLDTEANVEEKEESEFEFRY; translated from the coding sequence ATGAAGGCAATTGAACGGATTATTGATAAGGCGCACTTAGATCGTAAGCGTGTGGTGTTGAGCGAAGCGGAAGATCCTCGGGTACTCGCCGCAGCACGATTAGCGGTTGATAAGCAGCTCGCCCATATCACGCTAGTGGGGGATGAAAAGGCGATCATTGAAGCCGCGCAGTTGCATCATATTAATCTTGCTGGCATTCACATTGTTTCACCTCAAACGTCAGCTCTGAAAGCCGTGCTGGCTGAGCGCCTATATGAATTACGAAAAGCCAAAGGAATGACTTATGAAGATGCTTTGGAGAAGGTTAAAGACCCACTGATCTTTGCCAATTTGATGGTGAGGGAAGGGTTAGTAGACGGCACGGTTAATGGTGCGGTGTATACCACTTCTGATGTAGTACGAGCCGCGCTGCAGATCATCGGCCCTGCTCCCGCTAGCGAGTTGGTGTCGAGTTTCTTTCTCATGATGTTGTGTGAGCCTTTCCATAACCTAAAAGGTGGTCTGATTTTCAGTGACTGCGGCTTGGTGATTAACCCCAATGAAACTGAGCTGGCATCCATCGCGGTTGCCGCTTCTCAAAGTGCTCAGGCGTTGCTAATGGAAGAGCCCAAGTTGGCGATGCTTTCATTCTCTACCAACGGTAGCGCGAAACATGAGTCAGTCGATAAGGTGCGCAGTGCTGCGCAGATAGTGAAACAGCGTTGCCCTGGTATTGCGGTTGACCAAGATGTTCAGCTTGATGCAGCGATTGTTACCGAAATCGCGGCTAAAAAGTTGCCTGATTCCGAAGTGAAAGGTCAATCGAATGTGTTGATCTTCCCCAACCTTGAAGCGGGCAATATAGGTTACAAGTTGGCAGAAAGGTTAGGTGGTGCGGTCGCCATTGGTCCTTTGCTCCAAGGGTTGAATCAACCGGCGAATGATCTGTCGAGAGGTTGTAGCGCGGAAGACATTTTTAACGTGATTGCGGTGACAGCCGTTCAAGCGCAGCAAGGTAAAGCAGCAAACTCAACTCTTGATACCGAAGCTAATGTGGAAGAGAAAGAAGAATCGGAATTTGAGTTTAGGTACTAA